The following are encoded in a window of Halorarum salinum genomic DNA:
- a CDS encoding MFS transporter, protein MDGNDRGLVKFTVLGHALFHTYELSIPLFVGLWMDEFGVSAAAIGVVVGAGYALIGVGAPVSGVLADRLGPRRLILLSIVGMGAGFALVGFATGLVSLALAVLVWGTFASLYHPAGLSLISRSAEARGTVFAYHGAGGNVGTAAGPLATALLLLAVDWQVAAVALAAPAVLALVVGLRIEFETVETDDDRDAETLVEEVRRTGRDSRALFTVAFTVAFVAVLLYGTYYRGLLTFLPDVLAESPFLVPVELLDREVDPAQYVYTALLTVGIAGQYAGGRLTDRLPSTTAFVGAFALLAGLALLFPVARTVGPVALVGVCLALGFFVYGTAPIYQVVVAERAPADVHGLSYGFTYLAMFGVGALGASIAGFVLTHATSNGLFVVLAGLAVAGTGFVTALRRL, encoded by the coding sequence ATGGACGGCAACGACCGGGGACTCGTGAAGTTCACGGTGCTCGGGCACGCCCTCTTTCACACCTACGAGCTGTCGATCCCGCTTTTCGTCGGGCTCTGGATGGACGAGTTCGGCGTCTCGGCGGCGGCGATCGGCGTCGTCGTCGGCGCCGGCTACGCGCTCATCGGCGTCGGCGCGCCCGTGAGCGGGGTGCTGGCGGACCGGCTCGGTCCACGACGGCTCATCCTCCTTTCCATCGTCGGGATGGGCGCGGGGTTCGCCCTGGTCGGGTTCGCCACCGGCCTCGTCTCGCTGGCGCTCGCGGTCCTCGTCTGGGGGACGTTCGCCAGCCTCTACCACCCGGCCGGGCTGTCGCTCATCAGCCGGTCGGCGGAGGCCCGGGGCACCGTCTTCGCCTACCACGGCGCCGGGGGGAACGTCGGGACGGCGGCCGGTCCGCTCGCGACCGCGCTGCTGCTGCTGGCCGTCGACTGGCAGGTCGCGGCGGTCGCGCTGGCGGCCCCGGCGGTGCTCGCGCTCGTCGTCGGACTGCGGATCGAGTTCGAGACGGTCGAGACCGACGACGACCGCGACGCCGAGACGCTGGTCGAGGAGGTCCGGCGGACGGGCCGGGACTCGCGGGCGCTGTTCACCGTCGCGTTCACCGTCGCCTTCGTCGCGGTCCTCCTGTACGGGACGTACTATCGCGGGCTGCTCACGTTCCTCCCGGACGTGCTGGCCGAATCGCCGTTCCTGGTTCCCGTCGAACTGCTCGACAGGGAGGTCGACCCCGCGCAGTACGTGTACACCGCGCTGTTGACCGTCGGCATCGCGGGGCAGTACGCCGGCGGCCGCCTGACGGACCGCCTGCCGAGCACGACCGCGTTCGTGGGCGCGTTCGCGCTCCTCGCTGGACTGGCGCTGCTGTTCCCGGTGGCGCGGACCGTCGGCCCGGTCGCGCTCGTGGGGGTCTGTCTCGCGCTCGGCTTCTTCGTGTACGGGACCGCACCCATCTACCAGGTCGTCGTGGCCGAACGGGCGCCAGCCGACGTGCACGGGCTCTCGTACGGCTTCACGTACCTCGCGATGTTCGGCGTGGGCGCGCTCGGGGCCTCGATCGCGGGCTTCGTGCTCACCCACGCCACGAGCAACGGACTGTTCGTCGTGCTCGCGGGGCTCGCCGTCGCCGGGACCGGGTTCGTCACGGCGCTCCGTCGCCTGTGA
- a CDS encoding universal stress protein, whose translation MTVIACVDRSEQAAEVVAEAARLGEAFGEPVHAVHVLTREEFVDLERTSVDDTGRAMPLDRIREVAARIAEERVEDAGVTAEAVGLVGDPSDEIVNYADEHGASYVVVGGRKHSPVGKALFGSVAQSILLDAHHPVVALAREE comes from the coding sequence ATGACGGTCATCGCGTGCGTCGACAGGAGCGAACAGGCCGCCGAGGTCGTCGCGGAGGCGGCCCGACTGGGGGAGGCGTTCGGCGAACCCGTCCACGCGGTTCACGTACTCACCCGCGAGGAGTTCGTCGACCTCGAGCGGACGAGCGTCGACGACACCGGCCGCGCAATGCCCCTCGACCGGATCAGGGAGGTCGCCGCCCGGATCGCCGAGGAACGGGTCGAGGACGCCGGCGTCACGGCCGAGGCCGTCGGGCTCGTCGGCGATCCCAGCGACGAGATCGTCAACTACGCCGACGAACACGGCGCCAGTTACGTCGTCGTCGGCGGCCGCAAGCACTCCCCCGTCGGAAAGGCGCTGTTCGGCAGCGTCGCACAGTCGATCCTCCTCGACGCCCACCACCCCGTCGTCGCGCTCGCGCGCGAGGAGTAA
- a CDS encoding FAD-binding and (Fe-S)-binding domain-containing protein: MTVEPRSETDPAGDARSDYDYVTDDVARPGLVADLRDRVDGEVRFDEYTKQLYATDASAYEVTPVGVVFPTSTDDVAAVVSYCAERGIAVLPRGGGTSLAGQTVNEAVVLDFSRYMNGVVDVSPGDRTATAEAGVTLGNLDAELEPHGLKFAPDPSTADRSALGGAVGNNTTGAHSLKYGKTDAYVEELEVVLSDGTVTTFGEVTLAELRDRADPEGDLEARIHAEVARIVDEEREAVEEAYPGIKRNVSGYNLDVLLEEAEEGAVNLARLLVGSEGTLAVVTEATVSLEPIPETKALGLLTYHSLLEAMEDVGAILEHDPAAVEVLDGVLLDLARDLEEFTDVVGVLPDETDTFLLVEFYADDDAERRERVEALLDDRVGDVAFDGLEAYDPAEQKDFWKMRKASTPILLSRTGDEKHIAFIEDLAVPPEHLPEYVADFQRIFEEHDTFGSFYAHAGPGCMHVRPLVNTKTAEGVETMVSISDAATDLAVEYGGSVSGEHGDGRARTQWNRKLYGEHLWNVFRDLKTAFDPDWLLNPGTVCGDVDMSENLRFGPEYEFDAGLDPALEWDNENGFQGMVELCHGCGGCRGDQRTTGGVMCPTYRASKEEITSTRGRANMLRQAMSGDLPEGEQFDVEFMHEVLDLCVGCKGCARDCPSEVDMAKLKVEVEHEHHERNGVPLRTRLFGHIGTLSAVGSALAPASNWASKLPGARLLLEKTVGIARERSLPTFHRESLADWFDARGGSKVSPEEAERRVLLFPDTYTNYSDPATGRSAVRVLEAAGVRVDVPDGVNDSGRPAYSKGLVDVARGHAEANVAALAPKVRDGWDVVVVEPSDAVMFQSDYLDLLSGEDARTLADASYGVCEYFDAFRLDGNVAFDAPDERLTYHGHCHQKAKKKDHHAVGVLRRAGYRVDPLDSGCCGMAGTFGYEAEHYSMSRAIGRILFDQIDGSDGEGVVAPGASCRTQIGDEYGGKPPHPVERLERALA; the protein is encoded by the coding sequence ATGACCGTCGAACCTCGTTCCGAGACCGACCCGGCCGGCGACGCGCGTTCAGACTACGACTACGTCACCGACGACGTCGCGCGTCCCGGGCTCGTCGCCGACCTGCGGGACCGGGTCGACGGCGAGGTCCGGTTCGACGAGTACACGAAGCAACTGTACGCGACCGACGCCAGCGCCTACGAGGTGACGCCGGTGGGGGTCGTCTTCCCCACCTCGACCGACGACGTGGCCGCGGTCGTCTCCTACTGCGCCGAGCGCGGGATCGCCGTGTTGCCGCGGGGCGGCGGGACGAGCCTCGCGGGACAGACCGTCAACGAGGCCGTCGTGCTCGACTTCTCCCGGTACATGAACGGCGTCGTCGACGTCTCCCCCGGCGACCGGACCGCCACCGCGGAGGCGGGCGTCACCCTGGGGAACCTCGACGCCGAACTCGAACCGCACGGGCTGAAGTTCGCGCCCGACCCCTCGACGGCCGACCGGAGCGCCCTCGGCGGCGCCGTCGGCAACAACACGACGGGCGCACACTCGCTGAAGTACGGCAAGACCGACGCCTACGTCGAGGAGCTCGAGGTCGTGCTGTCCGACGGGACGGTCACGACGTTCGGGGAGGTGACGCTCGCGGAACTCCGCGACCGCGCCGACCCGGAGGGCGACCTCGAGGCCCGCATCCACGCCGAGGTCGCCCGGATCGTCGACGAGGAGCGGGAGGCCGTCGAGGAGGCGTACCCGGGCATCAAGCGGAACGTCTCGGGGTACAACCTCGACGTGCTGCTCGAGGAGGCGGAGGAGGGTGCGGTCAACCTCGCGCGGCTGCTCGTCGGCAGCGAGGGAACGCTGGCGGTCGTCACGGAGGCGACGGTGTCGCTCGAGCCGATCCCCGAGACCAAGGCGCTCGGCCTGCTGACGTATCACAGCCTCCTGGAGGCGATGGAGGACGTCGGCGCGATCCTCGAACACGATCCGGCGGCCGTCGAAGTGCTCGACGGCGTGCTCCTCGACCTCGCGCGCGACCTCGAGGAGTTCACGGACGTCGTCGGCGTCCTCCCCGACGAGACCGACACGTTCCTCCTGGTCGAGTTCTACGCCGACGACGACGCCGAGCGCCGCGAGCGGGTCGAAGCGCTGCTCGACGACCGCGTCGGCGACGTCGCCTTCGACGGACTGGAGGCGTACGACCCCGCGGAGCAGAAGGACTTCTGGAAGATGCGCAAGGCGTCGACGCCCATCCTCCTCTCGCGGACGGGCGACGAGAAGCACATCGCCTTCATCGAGGACCTCGCGGTCCCCCCCGAGCACCTCCCCGAGTACGTCGCCGACTTCCAGCGGATCTTCGAGGAGCACGACACGTTCGGGAGCTTCTACGCCCACGCGGGACCGGGCTGTATGCACGTCCGCCCGCTGGTCAACACCAAGACCGCCGAGGGCGTCGAGACGATGGTCTCGATCTCCGACGCCGCGACCGACCTCGCCGTGGAGTACGGCGGCAGCGTCTCCGGCGAGCACGGCGACGGGCGCGCCCGGACCCAGTGGAACCGGAAGCTGTACGGCGAGCACCTGTGGAACGTGTTCCGCGACCTGAAGACGGCGTTCGATCCGGACTGGCTGCTCAACCCGGGGACGGTGTGTGGCGACGTCGACATGAGCGAGAACCTCCGGTTCGGCCCCGAGTACGAGTTCGACGCCGGCCTCGACCCCGCGCTCGAGTGGGACAACGAGAACGGCTTCCAGGGAATGGTCGAACTCTGTCACGGCTGCGGGGGGTGCCGGGGCGACCAGCGGACGACCGGCGGCGTCATGTGCCCGACCTACCGCGCCAGCAAGGAGGAGATCACCTCGACCAGGGGGCGGGCGAACATGCTCCGGCAGGCGATGAGCGGCGACCTCCCCGAGGGGGAGCAGTTCGACGTGGAGTTCATGCACGAGGTGCTCGACCTCTGTGTCGGCTGCAAGGGCTGTGCGAGGGACTGCCCGAGCGAGGTCGACATGGCGAAGCTGAAGGTCGAGGTGGAACACGAACACCACGAGCGAAACGGCGTCCCCCTGCGGACGAGGCTGTTCGGCCACATCGGGACCCTCTCGGCGGTCGGCAGCGCGCTCGCGCCGGCCTCGAACTGGGCGTCGAAGCTGCCCGGCGCCCGGCTGCTCCTGGAAAAGACGGTCGGAATCGCCCGCGAGCGCTCGCTCCCGACGTTCCACCGCGAGTCGCTGGCCGACTGGTTCGACGCGCGCGGCGGGTCGAAGGTGTCCCCCGAGGAGGCCGAGCGGCGCGTCCTCCTGTTCCCGGACACGTACACGAACTACAGCGACCCCGCGACCGGCAGGAGCGCCGTGCGGGTGCTGGAGGCCGCGGGGGTCCGCGTCGACGTCCCCGACGGCGTGAACGACAGCGGCCGCCCGGCGTACTCGAAGGGGCTGGTCGACGTCGCCCGGGGTCACGCCGAGGCGAACGTCGCCGCCCTCGCGCCGAAGGTCCGGGACGGCTGGGACGTCGTCGTCGTCGAGCCCTCGGACGCGGTGATGTTCCAGTCCGACTACCTCGACCTGCTGTCCGGCGAGGACGCCCGGACGCTGGCGGACGCGAGCTACGGGGTCTGTGAGTACTTCGACGCGTTCCGCCTCGACGGGAACGTCGCGTTCGACGCGCCCGACGAGCGCCTCACGTACCACGGCCACTGCCACCAGAAGGCGAAGAAGAAGGACCACCACGCGGTGGGCGTGCTCCGCCGGGCCGGCTACCGGGTCGACCCGCTCGACTCCGGCTGCTGTGGGATGGCGGGGACGTTCGGCTACGAGGCCGAACACTACTCGATGAGCCGGGCGATCGGGCGGATCCTCTTCGACCAGATCGACGGGAGCGACGGCGAGGGCGTCGTCGCCCCGGGGGCGTCCTGCCGCACGCAGATCGGCGACGAGTACGGCGGGAAGCCGCCCCACCCCGTCGAGCGGCTCGAGCGGGCGCTCGCGTAG
- a CDS encoding CaiB/BaiF CoA transferase family protein — MAGYELLSDLTVVEMTGHRAGPFCGALLADMGAEVVKIERPGAGDPARSQGVGPEGRSGYFMANNRNKKSVTLDLKTDAGTEAALSLLGKADVFVENFGHGVVDKLGIGYEDVAERNPSIVYASIKGYGETGPLRAKPGLDLILQAEGGIMSVTGPEGGEPVKVGQAVGDLTAGMFAAIGVLGRLYERDRTPAGEFNGKFDVGLYDAIVTLLNEYLTEYSMTGSVPGPQGQSHQTLVPYQVFDTADGAVVTGVPSDDRWGDFVDMLGREELLEYGTNAERREHRETVVGIIQEEFAERDTDHWLQTLTEYGFPNGPINDVGDVATHEQTRARGLTERVEDPDWGEFDLPGHPLRYPEYDDESVVRTPAPRLGEHTEDVFAGVAGDQSTLDEWVEGDAFGPD, encoded by the coding sequence ATGGCGGGCTACGAGCTCCTCTCTGACCTGACGGTCGTGGAGATGACCGGCCACCGCGCCGGGCCGTTCTGCGGCGCGCTGCTTGCCGACATGGGCGCGGAGGTCGTCAAGATCGAGCGGCCGGGCGCCGGCGACCCCGCCCGCTCGCAGGGGGTCGGCCCGGAGGGCAGGTCCGGCTACTTCATGGCGAACAACCGGAACAAGAAGTCGGTCACCCTGGACCTGAAGACCGACGCGGGGACCGAGGCCGCGCTCTCGCTGCTCGGGAAGGCGGACGTGTTCGTCGAGAACTTCGGGCACGGCGTGGTCGACAAACTGGGCATCGGCTACGAGGACGTCGCCGAGCGCAACCCGTCCATCGTCTACGCGAGCATCAAAGGGTACGGCGAGACCGGCCCGCTGCGGGCGAAGCCCGGCCTCGATCTCATCCTCCAGGCCGAGGGCGGCATCATGAGCGTCACCGGCCCCGAGGGCGGCGAGCCGGTGAAGGTCGGCCAGGCCGTCGGCGACCTCACCGCCGGCATGTTCGCGGCCATCGGCGTGCTCGGCCGCCTCTACGAGCGGGACCGGACCCCGGCCGGGGAGTTCAACGGCAAGTTCGACGTCGGCCTGTACGACGCCATCGTGACGCTGCTCAACGAGTACCTGACCGAGTACTCGATGACCGGGTCGGTTCCCGGTCCACAGGGGCAGAGCCACCAGACGCTCGTCCCCTACCAGGTGTTCGACACGGCCGACGGCGCCGTCGTCACCGGCGTCCCGAGCGACGACCGCTGGGGCGACTTCGTCGACATGCTCGGCCGCGAGGAGCTCCTGGAGTACGGGACGAACGCCGAGCGTCGCGAGCACCGGGAGACGGTCGTCGGGATCATCCAGGAGGAGTTCGCGGAGCGCGACACCGACCACTGGCTCCAGACGCTCACCGAGTACGGCTTCCCGAACGGCCCCATCAACGACGTGGGGGACGTCGCGACCCACGAGCAGACGCGTGCACGCGGGCTGACCGAGCGCGTGGAGGACCCGGACTGGGGCGAGTTCGACCTCCCCGGCCACCCGCTCCGGTACCCGGAGTACGACGACGAGTCCGTCGTCCGGACCCCGGCGCCGCGTCTGGGCGAGCACACGGAGGACGTGTTCGCCGGGGTGGCGGGCGACCAGTCGACGCTCGACGAGTGGGTCGAGGGGGACGCGTTCGGCCCCGACTGA
- a CDS encoding enoyl-CoA hydratase/isomerase family protein — MVDGPFSTVDVSESDGVVTITLDRPEKYNAMNDEVMLDLSRAFDEIALDRSIDAVVVTGAGEDAFSAGADIGQYAGPAEDHDPMQRDRQELFYEMYRKPYECHAPVVAKINGYCVGGGLILAMYCDVRVAVEDAQFAVPVTDIGQIPTGGSNRRAVELVGEAKAKELVLTAGYIDAPEAERIGLVNHAVPAEELDDAVDGIVSGIRDTGRGAVKNSKRAINAAVEAETSAEAREIEADLWWDQFASEERRTLVDEFNE, encoded by the coding sequence ATGGTAGACGGACCGTTTAGTACGGTGGACGTCTCGGAGTCGGACGGCGTGGTGACGATCACGCTCGACCGGCCCGAGAAGTACAACGCGATGAACGACGAGGTGATGCTCGACCTCTCCCGGGCGTTCGACGAGATCGCGCTCGACCGCTCGATCGACGCCGTCGTCGTCACCGGGGCGGGCGAGGACGCGTTTTCCGCGGGCGCGGACATCGGTCAGTACGCGGGTCCGGCCGAGGACCACGACCCGATGCAGCGGGACCGCCAGGAGCTGTTCTACGAGATGTACCGGAAGCCCTACGAGTGCCACGCGCCGGTCGTCGCGAAGATCAACGGCTACTGCGTCGGCGGCGGGCTCATCTTGGCGATGTACTGCGACGTGCGCGTCGCCGTTGAGGACGCGCAGTTCGCGGTCCCCGTCACGGACATCGGACAGATCCCGACCGGCGGGTCGAACCGGCGGGCGGTCGAACTCGTCGGCGAGGCGAAGGCGAAGGAGCTCGTGCTCACCGCTGGCTACATCGACGCCCCCGAGGCCGAGCGGATCGGCCTCGTGAACCACGCCGTTCCCGCCGAGGAGCTGGACGACGCCGTCGACGGCATCGTCTCGGGCATCCGGGACACCGGCCGGGGGGCGGTCAAGAACTCCAAGCGGGCGATCAACGCGGCCGTCGAGGCGGAGACGTCGGCGGAGGCCCGCGAGATCGAGGCCGACCTGTGGTGGGACCAGTTCGCGAGCGAGGAGCGGCGGACGCTCGTCGACGAGTTCAACGAGTGA
- a CDS encoding MFS transporter → MFRGDELRALVRDLTADGRGWVLVAVAGGWFLSLGVRLVFPALLPYLREEFSLSLTVAGLLVTSLWVAYAVGQFPGGILGDRLGEGNALVASTVVSGTTVALVAAATSAPMLFAATMTFGFSTALFGPARFTILSAIYDDREGVAVGLTLSAGELGNAALPVAAGLLAAAASWRLGFGVTVPLFFLMAVVLFRAVPGRLTEGSAVDSLSVSTLRYVARGIAKRRILLVTGVHLFLFFVYQGFTGFYPTYLVEAKGFSPSLAATFFGLFFAAGVVVQPLAGFGRDTLGSRRTLAVVIGVSTLSLAALPFVDGLVGVAVVTAVSSALLGVTPLTQTYLVNAVPSDMRGSGLGLLRTGQIALGATGPVFVGAAAERGHFDAAYLGLAGVAALGIVLLPFVTEA, encoded by the coding sequence GTGTTTCGTGGCGACGAACTGCGGGCGCTCGTCCGCGACCTGACCGCCGACGGGCGCGGCTGGGTGCTCGTCGCCGTCGCCGGCGGCTGGTTCCTCTCGCTGGGGGTCCGTCTCGTCTTCCCCGCCCTGCTCCCGTACCTCCGCGAGGAGTTCTCGCTGAGCCTCACCGTCGCCGGCCTCCTCGTCACGTCGCTCTGGGTCGCCTACGCCGTCGGCCAGTTCCCCGGCGGGATCCTCGGCGACAGGCTGGGCGAGGGGAACGCGCTCGTCGCGAGCACAGTCGTCTCCGGGACGACCGTCGCCCTCGTCGCCGCGGCGACGTCCGCGCCGATGCTGTTCGCCGCGACGATGACGTTCGGCTTCTCGACGGCGCTGTTCGGCCCGGCGAGGTTCACCATCCTGTCGGCGATCTACGACGACCGGGAGGGGGTCGCCGTCGGCCTCACGCTCTCGGCGGGTGAACTGGGGAACGCCGCCCTGCCGGTCGCCGCGGGGCTGCTCGCGGCCGCGGCGTCGTGGCGGCTCGGCTTCGGCGTGACCGTCCCGCTGTTCTTCCTGATGGCGGTCGTGCTGTTCCGGGCCGTCCCGGGACGGCTCACGGAGGGGAGCGCGGTCGACTCGCTCTCCGTCTCGACGCTCCGATACGTCGCGCGCGGCATCGCGAAGCGGCGGATCCTGCTCGTCACGGGGGTCCACCTGTTCCTCTTCTTCGTCTACCAGGGGTTCACCGGCTTCTACCCGACGTACCTCGTGGAGGCGAAGGGGTTCTCGCCGAGCCTCGCGGCGACGTTCTTCGGCCTGTTCTTCGCGGCCGGCGTGGTCGTCCAACCGCTCGCCGGGTTCGGCCGGGACACGCTCGGGAGCCGGCGGACCCTGGCGGTCGTCATCGGCGTCTCCACGCTCTCGCTCGCCGCGCTCCCGTTCGTCGACGGTCTCGTGGGCGTCGCGGTCGTCACGGCCGTCTCGAGCGCGCTGCTCGGCGTGACCCCGCTGACGCAGACGTACCTGGTCAACGCGGTGCCGTCGGACATGCGCGGGAGCGGGCTGGGGCTGCTCCGCACCGGCCAGATCGCGCTCGGCGCGACGGGCCCGGTGTTCGTCGGCGCGGCCGCAGAGCGCGGCCACTTCGACGCCGCGTACCTCGGGCTCGCGGGGGTCGCCGCGCTCGGCATCGTCCTCCTCCCGTTCGTGACGGAGGCGTGA
- a CDS encoding isocitrate/isopropylmalate dehydrogenase family protein, which translates to MAYQIATIPGDGIGPEVVDATLPLLEDVADAEGFALEFDRYDWGTERYVERGSMMPDDALATLEGSDAILLGAVGHPDVPDHVTLHGLLLPIRKGFNQQVCERPSVLYEGVESPLRGYGPGDIDFVVFRENTEGEYSDAGGRVHEGFDHEVAIQSAVYTREGTEAIVRAAFEAATEREGTLTSVTKSNAQAYGMTFWDDVVADVATDYPDVELEELLVDAASMDLVRRPEEFDVLVASNLFGDILTDVGAIVTGSMGLAPSGNVNVEGEYPSMFEPVHGSAPDITSEGIANPIATVLSAAMLFENVGEPAAARRLETAVESLLADESAPRTPDLGGDATTAAVVAALGERA; encoded by the coding sequence ATGGCCTATCAGATCGCGACCATCCCGGGCGACGGCATCGGCCCGGAGGTGGTCGACGCGACCCTGCCCCTGCTGGAGGACGTCGCCGACGCCGAGGGGTTCGCCCTCGAGTTCGACCGCTACGACTGGGGGACCGAACGCTACGTCGAACGGGGGTCGATGATGCCCGACGACGCGCTCGCGACGCTCGAGGGGAGCGACGCCATCCTGCTGGGCGCCGTCGGCCACCCCGACGTCCCCGACCACGTCACGCTCCACGGACTGCTGCTCCCCATCCGGAAGGGGTTCAACCAGCAGGTGTGCGAGCGTCCCTCGGTGCTCTACGAGGGCGTCGAGAGTCCCCTCCGCGGCTACGGACCGGGCGACATCGACTTCGTCGTGTTCCGGGAGAACACCGAGGGCGAGTACTCCGACGCGGGCGGCCGCGTCCACGAGGGGTTCGACCACGAGGTGGCGATCCAGAGCGCCGTCTACACCCGCGAGGGGACCGAGGCCATCGTGCGGGCGGCGTTCGAGGCCGCCACGGAGCGGGAGGGGACGCTCACCAGCGTCACGAAGTCGAACGCCCAGGCGTACGGGATGACGTTCTGGGACGACGTCGTCGCCGACGTGGCGACCGACTACCCCGACGTGGAGCTCGAGGAACTGCTCGTCGACGCCGCCAGCATGGACCTCGTCCGGCGGCCCGAGGAGTTCGACGTGCTCGTCGCGTCGAACCTGTTCGGCGACATCCTCACCGACGTCGGCGCCATCGTCACCGGGAGCATGGGGCTGGCGCCCTCGGGGAACGTCAACGTGGAGGGCGAGTACCCCTCGATGTTCGAGCCGGTCCACGGGAGCGCCCCGGACATCACCAGCGAGGGGATCGCGAACCCCATCGCGACCGTGCTGTCGGCCGCGATGCTGTTCGAGAACGTCGGCGAACCCGCAGCGGCCCGACGGCTCGAGACCGCCGTCGAGTCGCTGCTGGCCGACGAGTCGGCGCCGCGGACGCCCGACCTCGGCGGGGACGCCACGACGGCGGCGGTCGTCGCGGCGCTCGGCGAGCGCGCCTGA
- the ddh gene encoding D-2-hydroxyacid dehydrogenase codes for MVTQVERLFVHESVESVVPKRAFRDAFDDLDVPCELVGDGRTYEAGDAVATYVPRPEFLDAGWIHCTRAGYDEFDADAYEAAGVPLTNSTGIHGATVGELAMGYMLSFARLLHVYRDHQNERDWHRPEYERPFTVEDERLCVVGLGTLGRGIAERGDAMGMDVVGVRRSGDPVPGVGTVYTPDRLHEAIADARFVALAVPHTPATEALVSDEEFGTMRGDAYVINVGRGPVLDQEALVRALESGEVAGAALDVFETEPLPEDSPLWDHEEVIVSPHKGSATNRYHLDLAEVVKENVRRIGSGEELRNRVA; via the coding sequence ATGGTTACGCAGGTCGAGCGGCTGTTCGTCCACGAGTCGGTCGAGAGCGTCGTCCCGAAGCGGGCGTTCCGCGACGCCTTCGACGACCTCGACGTTCCGTGCGAACTCGTCGGCGACGGCCGGACGTACGAGGCGGGCGACGCGGTCGCGACGTACGTGCCGCGGCCCGAGTTCCTCGACGCCGGGTGGATCCATTGCACCCGCGCCGGCTACGACGAGTTCGACGCCGACGCCTACGAGGCGGCCGGCGTCCCGCTCACCAACAGCACCGGGATTCACGGCGCCACCGTGGGGGAACTGGCGATGGGATACATGCTCTCGTTCGCGCGGCTCCTCCACGTGTACCGCGATCACCAGAACGAGCGTGACTGGCACCGGCCCGAGTACGAACGTCCCTTCACGGTCGAGGACGAGCGGCTCTGCGTCGTCGGCCTCGGCACGCTCGGCCGGGGCATCGCCGAGCGCGGCGACGCGATGGGGATGGACGTGGTCGGCGTCCGCCGGTCGGGCGACCCCGTCCCCGGCGTCGGGACCGTCTACACCCCCGACCGGCTCCACGAGGCGATCGCGGACGCCCGCTTCGTCGCGCTCGCGGTCCCCCACACGCCGGCGACGGAGGCGCTGGTGAGCGACGAGGAGTTCGGGACGATGCGCGGGGACGCGTACGTCATCAACGTGGGCCGCGGCCCGGTGCTCGACCAGGAGGCGCTCGTCCGGGCGCTGGAGTCGGGCGAGGTCGCCGGCGCCGCGCTGGACGTGTTCGAGACCGAGCCGCTGCCGGAGGACTCGCCGCTGTGGGACCACGAGGAGGTGATCGTCTCGCCGCACAAGGGGTCGGCGACGAACCGCTACCACCTCGACCTCGCCGAGGTGGTGAAGGAGAACGTCCGCCGCATCGGGTCTGGCGAGGAACTGCGGAACCGGGTCGCGTGA
- a CDS encoding YeiH family protein, whose product MSLGTRLRRSLPGLAVLLVLGAVARPLAALSPSVSELLVAVALGALVANTVGVPARLEPGVGGHTRLLEAGIVLMGATVALGAVLEAGPAVLGLVVAVVASTVLVVELLSRAVFGLDRELGSLLAAGSGVCGVSAVVAVAGGIRPDEEHVAYAVGTVLLFDAVTLFAYPVVGALLAVPDVAFGIWAGLTMFSTGPVVAAGFEYSRVAGQWATITKLTRNLLIGVVVVAYSAYYVRRRGSAADAVGSVRLLWREFPTFVLGFVAVVLLANAGVPGERGTEAMDAASGWCFLLAFVGLGLRIRLEELLRTGVRPALTVLVAFGLVSTTTLAVVLWLFPA is encoded by the coding sequence GTGAGTCTGGGAACCCGGCTCCGACGGTCGCTCCCCGGTCTCGCCGTCCTCCTGGTCCTGGGTGCAGTCGCCCGACCCCTCGCCGCGCTCTCGCCGTCGGTGAGCGAACTCCTCGTCGCCGTCGCGCTGGGCGCGCTCGTCGCCAACACGGTGGGCGTGCCGGCGCGCCTGGAACCCGGCGTCGGCGGACACACGCGGCTCCTGGAGGCGGGGATCGTCCTGATGGGCGCCACGGTCGCGTTGGGCGCGGTGCTCGAGGCCGGACCGGCCGTCCTGGGGCTGGTCGTGGCCGTCGTCGCGTCGACCGTCCTCGTCGTCGAACTGCTCTCCCGGGCCGTGTTCGGCCTGGACCGCGAACTCGGGTCGCTGCTCGCCGCCGGATCGGGGGTCTGTGGCGTCTCGGCGGTCGTGGCCGTCGCCGGCGGCATCCGCCCCGACGAGGAGCACGTCGCGTACGCGGTCGGGACGGTGCTGTTGTTCGACGCGGTGACCCTGTTCGCCTACCCGGTCGTCGGGGCGCTGCTGGCGGTGCCCGACGTCGCCTTCGGGATCTGGGCCGGGCTGACGATGTTCAGCACCGGACCGGTCGTCGCCGCCGGGTTCGAGTACTCCCGGGTCGCCGGCCAGTGGGCGACGATCACGAAGCTGACCCGGAACCTCCTGATCGGCGTCGTCGTGGTCGCGTACTCGGCGTACTACGTCCGCCGCCGCGGCTCGGCCGCTGACGCGGTCGGGAGCGTCCGCCTGCTGTGGCGGGAGTTCCCGACGTTCGTGCTCGGCTTCGTCGCCGTCGTGTTGCTCGCCAACGCGGGGGTTCCGGGCGAGCGCGGGACCGAGGCGATGGACGCCGCGTCCGGCTGGTGTTTCCTCCTCGCGTTCGTCGGCCTCGGCCTCCGGATCCGGCTCGAGGAACTGCTCCGGACGGGGGTCAGGCCCGCGCTGACGGTGCTCGTCGCCTTTGGGCTGGTCAGCACGACGACGCTCGCCGTGGTCCTGTGGCTGTTCCCGGCGTGA